The sequence below is a genomic window from Coffea arabica cultivar ET-39 chromosome 8e, Coffea Arabica ET-39 HiFi, whole genome shotgun sequence.
ttcttttcctttttagcttTGTTCTGGTAGTATATAGTAGATCCGCCCTTTTTGGTTTACATCTAGGTTAGCTTTCTTACCCGAAGGGAAGTGTGTGGAATACCATTTGATTTATCTTCCCCATGGCGGAGGAACTGGCTGAGATTTTGCAAAACTTTGATCTCTCAAGTGCAGAGCTCCAAACCACTACCCTAGGACATGAGGAAATAGGTGGGGGGTTCAAGAGTGTAGAAGTAGCTTGATTGGGAAGGTCGTGGGAGAGAAAGTATCGAACTATACTGGAATCAAGAACTTTGTGATAGCTGCGTGGAGCTTCCCAAGAGAACTACAAGTGGTGGAGCTAGGACCCAATCTGTTCCAATTCATCTTACCTTCAGCAAATGATAGACACAGGATTCTGACTGGTGGACCGTGGATAGTGGACAACCAAGTGCTGGTGCTAAGCGAGTGGTATGAAGGGATTGAGGAGGATGCTGAGGCGTTCAGGTCAGTTCCCTTATGGGTACAGGTATGCAATTTGCCAATCCATTGGATGTCAAAGGAAGCTGGGAGAAGGCTTGGTTCAAACTTTCAGTCGGTAAGAGAGGTAATTGTCCCTCAAACTGGTGGGAAAGAAGGAAGACACCTGAAACTTTTGGTGGTGGCAGACATCTCACAGCCACTACTGCGAGGTACCATTGTCAAGGTGGGTGAACAAACTAAATGGGCTAGTTTCAAATATGAGAGGTGCCCGGATTTTTGTTATAAGTGTGGTATCATTGGACACAGTAAGAGAAATTGTCAGAGGCAAGATGACAAGGGGGTGGGGAAAAAGGATAACCAATATGGCCCTTGGCTAAGGATAGGCAATGTGAGGAGTTCCCAGCACAAGCAACAAGTTGGTACGGTGTACAACCCCCAAAAACATCACTGGAGACTTCAAGATGGGGAGTGGAGGGAGCAAAGGCAATCAGAGGGCCTAGAAAAAGCCTTGGAATCTCAACTTGACAATGAAAGTGGTCTAGCTAGGAAGCTTGTGGCTGATACGGGGTTGGTGACAAGCAGTGGCAGGGGCCAGGATGGCCAGGGGAGTGGTTCGATAGGAGATGTGAGAGTACACTCAGAGAAGCTTAATGAATCTGGTAGCAAAGTGGGTTCGGAGTTAACGGAAATTCTACACATAGGACAATCAAAGGGGGTAATCTCGAACCCAAATTGCCGAGCTCAGATGCAGGGATATCTCAACCAGAAGAACAGCTCTCAGTCAAACCAGCCTCTGAAGGTCCAATGATAGAGGATGAACAAGTTAACTTGATAATCCAAATCCCATGGGATGAAGAACAGAAGGATGCAACACCAGGTGTTGCAACTACAAATATAACTGTTGAGGGTGGACCAAAGATCAAAGAAGCTTTAGTTAAACAGTCCAGATGAATCCAGAGAACCCTAAGATCCCCAAGAACACCTAAGCAACCAGAGGAAACAGTGAACATCAACACAGTTAGGGAAAGGaaaactaggaaaagaaaagggttcAAGAGGGAACTTGATATGGATATTGATGAGGACATCATACAGGAGGGTAAGAGGAGCAAGGTGGATCTTATGGATAACTTGATCGCTCCTATGGAGGagggggaggggtccaacccttTATAGACCCCAATGGCTAAATGAGAGTCCTGCTATGGAATTATCAAGGAgtggggagccccttgacaattccccaGTTGAGAGAGGTGAACAACCTCTCCTCTCCGGACATAGTGTTCTTATGTGAAACCAAAAATAGAAGTAAGTATttggaaaaagtcaaaaatattttgagattTGATGAAGCTGTCATCGTGGATGCCATGAACAAGGCAGGAGGGATGGCATTTCTTTGGAGGGAGGAGATTAGGATAAAACAAGTGCTCAAGACTGGCTTTACAATTGAAGCTCAGATTGAGGATAAGAAAAGTAGATGGGATTGGTGGTTTATTGGTATATATGCGAGCAGTGATGATCAAGTTAGGAAACAGCAATGGCAAGTACTCCAAGCTAGGAAAGTTTTGTGGGGAGAAAGATGGATTATGGCCGGTGACTTTAATGACATTGTCTCgaatgaagaaaaatggggTGGAACCTGGAGGGACGAAGGCAGCTTCATGGCATTCAAAAACCTTATCAATGATAATCAATTGATGGATGTTGGTTTTGAGGGTCATCCTTGGACCTGGTGTAATAATTGGGCAGGTGCGGGTGAGATAAAACAAAGACTGGATAGAGATTTATGTAGCTATCCTTGGCTCCAAATTTTTGATAAGGTTAAGTGTAAACACTTGGATTCATTTGCGTCAGATCATAGTATGCTGATTATAGAGACAAATCCAACACAAATCAGGAGAAAGAAGAGGTTCTATTTTAATAAAAGGTGGCTCCAGCGAGATAAAGTTTGGGATATTGTCAAACTGGCGTGGGACCAAAGGGACAATGGCTCAAGGATGTTCAAGGTTGTGCAAAAAGTGAAAAGGAGTAGAGTTAATCTACTGAAATGGAACAGTAAAATCCAAGGCAATTCAAAACAAAAGATAGAGCAAATCAAGGGCCAACTGCAGCAACTAAATCTGTGTGATACTGAGGCGAAGCGAGTGAGGAAGAAGAGTCTTAAGAATGAATTGAAAGAGGCTTATAGAGACGAAGAGATCTACTGGGGTCAAAAAGCAAGGGTGCAATGGCTCAAGGCAGGAGACAAAAATAGCAGATTGTGGAGGGGAGAAGGAGGAGGAATAAAGTGGTCAACATCCAGAGAGAGGATGGCACATGGACTAAGAATGAAGATGAGCTCAGTGTAGAGATTGCTAGCTATTATAGAGAACTCTTCAAGACTTCAGACGCAAATGATATGGAGGAAGTGTTAAATGGTATTCCACACACAATCTCAGGTAGTATGAATGATAACCTAACAAAACCTGTAGATGAAGAGGAGATTAGATCAGCTCTCTTTTCTATGAATCTTGATAAAGCTCCGGGTGTAGATGGAATGCCttccatttttttccaaaagttttgGAACATAGTTAAAAAGGATTTGGTAGGTGCTGTCCAAACATTCTTCCACACTAGTCATCTGCTCAAGTCTGTAAATCATACAGTCATTTCTCTCATTCCTAAAATTTTGATTCCCACATCCCTTAAGCACTATAGACCTATTAGCTTGTGCACGACTGTATATAAAATCATAGCAAAGATTCTAGCTAATAGGTTGAAACAGGTTCTTCATTTCTGTATCAGTAAAACTCAGTCAGTTTTGGTTCCTGGGAGGCAAATCTTAGACAATATTATGATTTCCCATGAGTTTTTACGCTATCTCAAAAACAAAGGGCAAGGAAAAGAATGATTTATGACTGTGAAATTAGATATGTCTAAAGCTTATGACAGGGTGGAATGGAGGTTCCTGGAAGTTGTAATGCGGAAAATGGGGTTCAATGACAAATGGAGAAGCTGGATCATGGAGTGCATTTCTACTGCTTCTTACTCGTTCCTGGTTAATGGCGAAGTCAAGAAGTATGTGGTGCCACAAAGGGGCATTAGGCAGGGTGATTCACTGTCACCCTACTTATTCCTCCTATGCTCGGAAGGCTTTTCCAATCTCCTCCAAAAGCCTGGGACTgcgaaaaaaaattgaaggcaTGAGAATCAGCAGGCAGGGACCAAGACTAACCCATTTAATTTTTTGCAGATGACTCTTTGATATTTTGTAAAACTGATTCCCAGAATGCAGCAGAGCTCAAAAGGTTACTTAACGTATATGAAAGAGGAACATGCCAGCTGATTAACCTGGAAAAATCCTCAGTCATATTCAGCAACAATATGCAGCAGCAAAGGAAGGTGGAAGTCAGCCAAGCTCTAGGAAATATCCATGTTGTAAGCCAAGGAAAATACTTGGGTCTCCCAATGGTGGTAACAAGATCTAAACAGCAGCTGTTCGGATACATTAAATCCAGTATTCAACAGAGactaaaaaagtgaaaaaataaacTTTTGAGTGCAGCAGGTAAAGAGATTATGCTCAAGTCTGTGGCATTGACACTGCCAACATACACAATGTCTTGCTTCAAGCTACCTAAAAAATTGTGCAAGGAGATTAACTCCACAATGGCCAACTATTGGTGGGGTGAGGAGAATGGGAAGAACAAGATGCACTGGAAAGCTTGGAACAAGATATCGCGGGACAAGCAAGCAGGTGGCTTAGGCTTCAAGGATTTAGAGGCTTTCAATCTAGCCTTATTGGGAAAGCAGATTTGGAGGCAACTCACTCAACCAAATTTGCTGGTCAGCAGAGTGCTAAAGTCCAGATATCACCCAAAGCAATCTATATTCAAGTGTAAAGTTGCTGGGAATGCTTCATGGATTTGGAAAGGACTGATGCGAGCTAGGCTGATGGTTGAAGAAGGAACTCGAAAAAGGATTGGTAATGGCCTGAGTACTAACATTTGGGAGGACAGCTGGATTCCTATGACACCAAATGGAAGAGTGACAACACAGCAGCCACAAGGAGTTAATTTGGTTAAGGTGGCAGACTTGATCGTCCAGAAAAAATGGAACAAGAACCTTCTCTTTAGGAATTTCACCCCCATGGAGGTAGAAGGAATACTAAGCATCCCCATTAGCTTACTCGACAAAGAGGACAGCAACTTCTGGATTCACAATTCAAATGGGCATTATTCAATGCGATCAGCCTACAGGGTCCAAACTAAATGGCTGAAGGCTTACGAGTAGGAGGTCAGGGGGCCAGCTAGTACTAGTTCGAGTATCCAAGGTCAGAAAATTTGGAGGCACCTGTGGAAACTGAATATTAAGCATAAAGTGAAGCTTTTCTTATGGAAATGTCTCAACCAAGCATTACCTGTAAGACACCTCATTCACAGTAGAACACAACAAGGTGATCCTACATGTAGAGTGTGTGGAGAAGATTGTGAAATGGTTGAACATGCGTTACTTAATTGTAATCATGTTAAACTGGTGTGGAGAATGGCACCTATCCAATGGGAGGGAATTACAAATCTGCAAGGTTGTTTTAGTTCGTGGTGGACCTCGGTAATGGAGGCGAGGTCGAGAAGTGAGGGATATGAACACATTTCTCTCACGGCTAACATTCTTTGGTAGATCTGGAAAAGCAGAAACGTGAAGGAATTTGAAAGTAAGCAGCATCCCCCACTACGAATAGTGCAGAAAGCTCAGGAGGAATGGTTGGAATATGGTGAAGCTACGGTCATAGCCTTAAAGATGAGTACAGAAGAAACAGGAGAACAACCGCAACCCCCCCAGCAACAAGAAGAAACAGAAAGCATTCTGAGATTAAGGTTTGCTATAGAAAAGAGCAAGGACAGCCCCCAAATAGGGACTGGAGCAACTGTCTCTTTAGATAATCAACAACTGATGAGAGGATGGGCTTTACAGGAAAGATGTTCTGGCCATAAGCTAATTGATGAACTAACTGCAATTAAGCTACTAATGTGTAAAGCTACTGTACAGAAGTTGGAGAGGTTAGAAGTTCATGTCCAGAATAAGCAGACACTCCACCTCATCCAGCAGACAAAATCTTCAGATATGCGAGTGGTAACATTGCTGGAGGATATACATAGCCTTAAGTACCTGTTTCGCATGTGCTCCTTTTGCCTAGTTAATAGGGATATTAACCATATTATTCATAGAATTTGCACTCATGCGCTAGACTTTTTTGTTGACCAGGAATTTTGGATTCCTCAGTGATAGTTAGCACTGACTGTGTAGTTCCCTCAAGTCTTTACTTGAAATTGTAAAGTTTTTGGTCTTCTATAAAATCACTTAtcgtttcggaaaaaaaaaaagaagataatacGAAACACAAAAAAGAGCAATTTTTGAAGTTAATTTAATTTGGTCCACTAAGTCAACTGATACGGCACATACAGAAGCTCCTGGAGCAGCATGACTAGTGACTACTGTCCACAAAATGTAGGGTCTCCAGTCCCTTCATGACTTTGCTCGGAGACTAGTTAACTTTGAAACTCATTCTTTAGTATTGAACCCACTAACCACATATCATTtagtttttcttcaaattttacaAGATGCCATTTagcattaaaaaagaaaagtaaaggaaAACATGCCGATTAAAAGCTACCTATAAATGAAATCATAGTACGTTGTTGAAAACTGGTAAACACTCAATGAATTAGGTGAGTAAAGGTTAGTTTAGCACTTCACTAAATAATCCCTCAATTGCTGCTGGttgagcatatatatatatatatatatatatatatatatcagtaGTGATTTCCATGATGACAATTTCGGGTGCTTATTGTTTGAGCCTTTAAGGGAGCATTGTCTTTACTTACTACTCAATTAAAAAGAATTTAGTTACAGCATAATAAAACAGGCTGAAGAATATATATAATAGGTTGGAATCATTACTATTAATCAATCATATTAGTGCGTTATAGTACGTATTAGCATTTGGTATCTACAATAGAACTAAACGTAGAAAACACATGTAGAGTATTTgttgttaattttcttttcccttggTTATTGATTATAAAATTGGTTGTGATTAACTTTGGAAGATTTGATTTAACGTAATGGGCAGGCATAGTTTGAATATTCTATACACAGATGGAGATAATGTTGTAAATAATGCGCATGCTCTTTTTATTTCGAATGTGCATGTATTTGGGTTTGTTTACGTATAATTTTCTTAGTTCAAGTaaaaatctatatctatatgtattcaaGAAGGGGTTTTTAGCAGAAACCctctcaatggcttctaaacttctcattcttttttctaaatttttgtatttattttaatacataaaaagtagtgggtcataacccaccttatcaccaatcaaatttaaatttaaaatattctcaCTATCTATTAATTCATCCTACAACCACTCttacaaatcctctaatcatcatcccaCGTTTCTCCCTACATTTCCTCCCACGTTTCTCACTCCAATTAAGAGTCCACTCCAACTATCTCTTAATTCATCCTacaaccactcctacaaatcctctaatcatcatcccacgtttcccctacatttcctcccacgtttcccactccaattaagagtcctccaatttaagaattccacccaaattaaaactcctccaaaGAATTCCATCCCCAATTCCCCCACCCTCTCTCTcagtttcttatttgtttttggtTCTCTATTGATTTTGTAAATGTATTGATTTTGCTTCTTTTGTGAGCAGTTATGGATGAGATTATGTGTAGAAACTTCAGCGGAAATCAACCTTCTTGCGGAGAACTAGAAGTATATTCTTGCCGACTTAATTTTCTAGGTCAGTCCCCTCTGCCCCTCTGCCTTTTAAgtatgttttgcttttgatttgctTTTTGTCATGAATGATATTGCATTGATTTTCTGATCATCCAttatttctgaaatt
It includes:
- the LOC140012822 gene encoding uncharacterized protein, encoding MRVLLWNYQGVGSPLTIPQLREVNNLSSPDIVFLCETKNRSKYLEKVKNILRFDEAVIVDAMNKAGGMAFLWREEIRIKQVLKTGFTIEAQIEDKKSRWDWWFIGIYASSDDQVRKQQWQVLQARKVLWGERWIMAGDFNDIVSNEEKWGGTWRDEGSFMAFKNLINDNQLMDVGFEGHPWTWCNNWAGAGEIKQRLDRDLCSYPWLQIFDKVKCKHLDSFASDHSMLIIETNPTQIRRKKRFYFNKRWLQRDKVWDIVKLAWDQRDNGSRMFKVVQKVKRSRVNLLKWNSKIQGNSKQKIEQIKGQLQQLNLCDTEAKRVRKKSLKNELKEAYRDEEIYWGQKARVQWLKAGDKNSRLWRGEGGGIKWSTSRERMAHGLRMKMSSV
- the LOC113704946 gene encoding uncharacterized protein, translating into MSKAYDRVEWRFLEVVMRKMGFNDKWRSWIMECISTASYSFLVNGEVKKYVVPQRGIRQDDSLIFCKTDSQNAAELKRLLNVYERGTCQLINLEKSSVIFSNNMQQQRKVEVSQALGNIHVVSQGKYLGLPMVVTRSKQQLFGYIKSSIQQRLKK